From Paenibacillus sp. V4I7, one genomic window encodes:
- a CDS encoding extracellular solute-binding protein, with product MKKLVVLGLATMFALTACSDNKATTETPKETGNAKPAKLSLNWSVMSGLMGNVTLPSADKDFVKKAIEEKFNVDLKIDYMVTGKEYHDKLNATLAGGSAPDLFIAGGAESQKYINDGITANLGTFITKETMPNYFKWVTKEEVDAYQLKQGEFTRGMVPFSRNTYASWYIRQDWLDKLGLKSPKNYEELTNVLTQFTKADPDGNGKQDTYGFTAAGSGQNLPFDFPQWLNNGFVADFMIVDNSYVDNRTDLKVQGVIDQVVEWNKAGIVDPDWFLNKPPAHFDKASQGRVGMFFTPGDKTVALDSVATSVQNRTKALDPKANWQPIYPLNKPIMWKYNVPTDTLLISKSTADKSPDKVKRSLEIVNWLASEEGFLLSHYGQEGKHYTKSGNKITLNVAAFEADIAKAGNWLNVYAAFTPEEPNVLGLELIDSRVSEHDRAILKTIEGFPKHNALPPVSLVPPAGINIGDFRKEMSKFHAKAVLEDKSGKNWPQYREELMTKFKGREIFTEYTKQLNSVLKDKKLNEFK from the coding sequence ATGAAAAAACTGGTAGTGCTAGGACTTGCTACAATGTTTGCGCTTACAGCATGCTCTGACAACAAAGCAACAACAGAAACTCCTAAGGAAACAGGTAACGCTAAACCGGCCAAGCTGTCGCTTAACTGGTCCGTCATGAGTGGACTTATGGGAAATGTAACATTGCCTTCTGCAGACAAAGATTTCGTCAAAAAAGCGATTGAAGAGAAATTTAACGTTGATTTGAAAATCGATTATATGGTGACAGGCAAAGAATATCATGACAAGTTGAATGCTACACTTGCGGGCGGAAGCGCTCCTGATCTGTTCATCGCTGGTGGCGCCGAGTCCCAGAAGTACATTAATGATGGAATTACCGCAAACCTGGGCACATTCATTACGAAAGAAACGATGCCTAATTATTTCAAGTGGGTAACGAAAGAAGAAGTAGATGCTTATCAACTCAAACAGGGTGAGTTCACTCGCGGTATGGTGCCTTTCTCACGTAACACCTACGCATCCTGGTATATTCGCCAAGACTGGCTCGATAAGCTGGGGTTGAAGTCTCCCAAAAATTACGAGGAACTGACCAATGTATTAACCCAGTTCACGAAAGCTGATCCGGATGGCAATGGCAAGCAGGATACTTACGGCTTTACTGCAGCAGGCAGCGGGCAAAATCTTCCTTTCGACTTCCCGCAATGGTTGAACAACGGTTTTGTAGCTGACTTCATGATCGTTGACAATAGCTATGTAGACAATCGTACGGATCTTAAGGTACAAGGTGTTATCGATCAAGTGGTGGAATGGAACAAAGCTGGAATCGTAGATCCGGACTGGTTCCTGAACAAACCTCCAGCTCATTTTGATAAAGCTTCTCAAGGCAGAGTCGGCATGTTCTTCACACCTGGCGACAAAACAGTGGCGCTGGATAGTGTTGCTACAAGCGTACAAAACCGTACGAAAGCTCTTGATCCCAAAGCCAATTGGCAGCCTATTTACCCGCTTAACAAACCGATCATGTGGAAATACAACGTTCCTACAGACACGTTATTGATAAGTAAATCTACAGCCGATAAGAGTCCGGACAAAGTGAAGCGTTCCTTGGAAATCGTCAACTGGCTTGCAAGTGAAGAAGGCTTCTTGCTGAGCCACTACGGTCAAGAAGGTAAGCACTACACGAAATCTGGCAACAAGATAACTTTAAACGTTGCTGCATTCGAAGCGGATATCGCCAAAGCAGGCAACTGGCTGAATGTGTACGCTGCATTTACACCGGAAGAACCTAATGTACTTGGACTTGAACTGATTGATTCCCGCGTATCCGAGCATGACCGTGCGATTCTGAAAACGATAGAAGGCTTCCCGAAACATAACGCATTGCCTCCAGTAAGTTTAGTTCCTCCTGCAGGTATCAACATCGGGGATTTCCGCAAAGAAATGAGCAAATTCCATGCCAAAGCAGTTCTTGAAGACAAGAGCGGTAAAAATTGGCCGCAATACCGTGAAGAACTGATGACCAAATTCAAAGGAAGAGAAATCTTCACCGAGTATACCAAACAATTGAACTCCGTTCTGAAAGATAAGAAACTTAACGAATTTAAATAA
- a CDS encoding sugar ABC transporter permease, whose translation MAETTTAMKEKPTATRPVRQGTLRSIYHSRWFYLMMIPGLVYYILFHFAPMAGTLIAFQNYNLMKGIWGSPWVGFDNFRVIFDNPEFLQIMRNTLLISIYKIVGNMVPDVILALMLNEVRVLWFKRAVQTITYGPYFLSWVIVYGLAFSFLAPGSGLISTFVRDMGWGQIDLLTNQDFFRPMLVLTEIWKNTGFGAIIYLAALSSINQELYEAAVVDGAGRWRQLWHISLPGIRDVFVLLLIIRIGGILDAGFDQVFIFLNARVYDVGDIVDTWVYRYGFERLEFGVAAAMGVFKSLVGLVLVVGANRLAKKVGGSGIW comes from the coding sequence ATGGCGGAAACCACAACTGCAATGAAAGAGAAACCTACTGCAACACGCCCGGTGAGGCAAGGTACACTACGAAGCATTTACCACAGCAGATGGTTCTACCTCATGATGATACCTGGACTGGTCTATTATATTCTGTTTCATTTTGCTCCAATGGCAGGAACCTTGATAGCTTTTCAGAACTACAACTTGATGAAGGGCATTTGGGGAAGTCCTTGGGTCGGTTTTGATAATTTTCGAGTCATTTTCGATAATCCTGAATTTTTGCAAATCATGAGAAACACGCTGTTAATCAGTATTTACAAAATTGTAGGTAACATGGTGCCTGATGTTATCCTTGCACTCATGTTGAATGAAGTAAGGGTGCTTTGGTTCAAACGAGCTGTTCAAACCATAACTTATGGACCTTATTTTCTATCCTGGGTCATCGTGTATGGATTAGCTTTTTCTTTCCTAGCTCCGGGCTCCGGATTAATTAGTACTTTTGTACGCGATATGGGTTGGGGACAAATTGATTTATTGACGAATCAGGATTTCTTTAGACCTATGCTGGTACTTACAGAAATTTGGAAAAATACCGGATTCGGAGCCATCATTTATTTGGCGGCTTTGTCATCCATCAACCAGGAACTTTATGAAGCTGCCGTCGTGGATGGTGCAGGACGTTGGCGTCAGCTCTGGCATATTTCGTTGCCTGGTATCCGTGATGTATTTGTGCTTCTGCTGATTATTAGAATCGGCGGCATACTGGATGCAGGCTTCGATCAAGTTTTCATCTTCTTGAATGCCCGGGTGTATGATGTCGGGGATATTGTGGATACATGGGTTTACCGATATGGCTTCGAGCGTCTGGAGTTTGGCGTTGCAGCAGCTATGGGTGTTTTCAAATCCTTGGTAGGGCTCGTTTTAGTTGTAGGCGCAAACAGACTGGCCAAGAAAGTCGGTGGCTCCGGCATATGGTAG
- a CDS encoding carbohydrate ABC transporter permease: MSFVLQKSKGDKVADAAINTVLTLFALVTLFPLYYVVIVSLTPYIEVMKNGGFVIWPEHFTFQAYKEIFGSARIPQALKITVFITVVGTTLNLVVTTLLAYPLSKKSVPGRNFILMALVFTMIFSGGIIPLYIMVRSLGLYDSVWALVIPGMVSTFNLLIVKTYFENLPAEVEEAAKVDGCGDIQTLFRIVLPLSAPIMATIGLFYGVTHWNEYFKGIFYISDKTLMPMQVVLRSMIQAPNVSSELSINSLVLDALPPETIKMAVVVVATLPLLIIYPFLQKYFVKGALLGSVKG, from the coding sequence ATGTCATTCGTACTCCAAAAGTCAAAAGGGGATAAGGTTGCTGATGCGGCAATAAATACCGTTCTAACCCTGTTTGCCCTCGTCACGTTGTTTCCGCTGTACTATGTCGTTATCGTTTCGCTGACTCCTTATATAGAAGTCATGAAGAATGGCGGTTTCGTTATTTGGCCCGAGCATTTTACCTTTCAAGCTTATAAAGAAATATTCGGGAGCGCGCGTATTCCCCAGGCGTTGAAAATTACCGTATTCATTACGGTAGTAGGCACGACTTTGAATCTGGTGGTCACAACGCTGCTGGCGTACCCGCTATCCAAGAAGTCTGTTCCAGGCCGTAATTTTATCCTGATGGCGCTCGTATTCACGATGATTTTTAGCGGCGGTATTATTCCACTTTACATTATGGTTCGCAGTCTCGGATTGTATGATTCGGTCTGGGCGCTTGTTATTCCCGGAATGGTATCCACCTTTAACTTATTGATTGTCAAAACGTACTTTGAAAACCTCCCGGCGGAAGTAGAGGAGGCAGCCAAGGTGGACGGTTGCGGAGACATACAGACACTATTTCGCATTGTCCTTCCATTATCGGCGCCCATTATGGCTACGATTGGTTTGTTCTACGGAGTTACGCATTGGAACGAATATTTCAAAGGTATCTTTTATATTTCCGACAAAACGCTTATGCCCATGCAGGTCGTGCTAAGAAGCATGATTCAAGCACCGAATGTGAGCTCTGAGCTGTCGATTAATTCATTGGTTCTCGACGCATTGCCTCCGGAAACGATCAAGATGGCCGTCGTTGTTGTAGCGACATTACCACTCCTGATTATCTATCCGTTCCTGCAAAAATATTTTGTCAAAGGTGCATTGCTAGGTTCCGTCAAGGGGTAA
- a CDS encoding sensor histidine kinase gives MIRRITGKSFTSSVSTKLFILTFLSVIVLFLVIGIFGYQRLFEPIRQNNEEVLQGSVVQVENYIKTLMNSIQSQLIFLSNPVLYNKMDETDYMELIDNIMTYHQEQIHSIYLIEYDKVKISSPYGYRFYITPERIEEIKTQTSKTGFWWSPPHSINERSVITVSKQIDGNRVVALDLNLNALTGPQIIQGEQRRIYLFTGQGDYLSTNTYLAYPNTYRDHLEMKDALQALTQTSGTAYNTVHTSFGNYTVLSSNQNRWDWFVFSVIEESQAFPLLDSLKKQLVLVLLIAIILAVIVSVWITNYIRKPVTAITRQFKAAARGELEARIKLKRNDEFTHIADGFNSMMGNIKSLFDDLRVAEEKKRHHELKVLQSQIHPHFLNNTLNAIYCLGETGQTDEMCEMIRLLMGLLQYSTDKVGDIVTVEEELRQLENYVQIMNLRYGDVFEMDIAVPEIYFNTAIPKLTLITLVENSIFYGLTKKEVNHIIVSGKNTETDSVLLEVSDTGPGITPEKLALLTEETGTPNPYKGLNNLGLRNVQERLSMTFGYKYGLHFHNEPDEGLIVTIRLPIGELREK, from the coding sequence ATGATACGTCGGATAACAGGAAAAAGCTTCACTTCCAGCGTCAGCACCAAGCTGTTTATCCTTACTTTTTTGTCCGTAATCGTACTTTTTCTGGTGATCGGTATTTTTGGATACCAGCGGCTGTTCGAGCCGATCAGGCAAAACAACGAAGAAGTACTGCAAGGCTCCGTCGTGCAGGTGGAAAACTATATCAAAACATTAATGAATTCCATACAAAGTCAACTGATCTTTCTCTCCAATCCGGTTCTATACAATAAAATGGACGAAACCGACTATATGGAACTGATCGATAATATCATGACTTACCATCAAGAACAAATTCATAGTATTTATCTAATCGAATATGACAAAGTGAAGATTAGCTCTCCCTACGGATATCGATTTTATATCACGCCCGAGCGAATCGAGGAAATTAAAACTCAGACAAGCAAAACGGGCTTCTGGTGGAGTCCCCCCCATTCAATCAACGAGCGTTCCGTTATTACGGTTTCTAAACAAATCGACGGTAACCGCGTCGTCGCGCTGGATTTGAATTTGAATGCGTTAACCGGTCCGCAGATCATTCAAGGCGAGCAGCGGCGAATTTATCTGTTTACGGGCCAAGGAGATTATTTGTCAACGAACACATATCTCGCATATCCGAATACGTATCGGGATCATTTGGAAATGAAGGATGCTTTGCAAGCATTAACCCAGACGAGCGGGACGGCTTACAACACCGTTCACACCTCTTTTGGAAACTATACGGTGCTTAGCAGTAATCAAAATCGCTGGGACTGGTTTGTTTTCTCCGTCATCGAGGAATCGCAGGCGTTTCCTTTGCTGGACTCTCTCAAGAAACAGCTGGTGCTGGTGCTGCTAATCGCCATTATTCTGGCAGTGATCGTTTCCGTGTGGATTACGAACTACATCCGGAAGCCCGTGACAGCCATAACACGGCAATTTAAGGCAGCAGCGCGCGGCGAATTGGAAGCTCGGATCAAACTGAAACGCAACGATGAGTTTACTCATATTGCTGACGGTTTCAACAGCATGATGGGCAATATTAAGTCCTTGTTTGATGATTTGCGGGTAGCGGAGGAGAAGAAGCGGCATCATGAGCTGAAGGTGCTGCAATCGCAGATTCACCCCCATTTTCTTAATAATACACTTAATGCTATCTACTGCTTGGGGGAAACCGGACAAACGGATGAAATGTGTGAGATGATTCGCTTGCTGATGGGGCTGCTGCAATATTCAACGGACAAGGTTGGAGACATTGTGACGGTTGAGGAAGAACTTCGACAATTGGAAAACTATGTTCAGATTATGAACCTCAGGTACGGGGATGTATTCGAGATGGACATTGCCGTCCCGGAGATCTACTTTAACACGGCAATCCCGAAGCTAACGTTGATTACATTGGTGGAGAATAGTATTTTCTATGGGCTCACTAAAAAAGAGGTTAATCATATCATTGTCTCGGGGAAAAATACGGAGACCGATAGCGTACTGCTTGAGGTTTCGGATACAGGACCAGGGATTACTCCTGAGAAGCTTGCCTTGCTGACGGAAGAGACGGGGACGCCTAATCCTTATAAAGGTTTGAACAATCTGGGGCTGCGCAATGTGCAAGAACGGCTTAGCATGACATTCGGTTATAAGTATGGTCTGCATTTTCATAATGAGCCGGATGAGGGGCTAATAGTGACGATTCGTCTCCCGATAGGAGAACTTCGAGAGAAATAA
- a CDS encoding response regulator, which produces MLKLLMVDDEQWVRERFSERIPWSDAGFTFMGAASGAEEAIRMIERDMPHLLLTDITMPNMSGLELAAYVRKRWPRIRIVILTAYGEFEYARQAIELGVDNYLIKLAQTPEQILDACRKVAEEIEQEMDVDQKLEMRRKLEWEKEWTKKRQWTERLVDDDGSIHARTIPEDWFEGVVQASYLAGLTIGWSIPAGSEQAELTEEELVQLQRQVGEVLEERLDQRMLGEGNRMVMLPIRQSRLCLLVGSRQLLESFKMNQLALALLEALRDFAPVKSFIHVGPVRELGKQPLTIKQIADGLREGLDGLAAYFYKPDSAVVGKHASTFRRFDEEQIREWIAAVVKAMLREDAEAFQESVSVITKLYNPPIHPVDLLRMTRQIFHPGFVKLPASVVERLSGIDRLETWTDYCVWWEKMIRAVNEWMNNRIHPSASMRKEVQLMIRYIREHYKEDVQVTELAKLVQMHPSYAGQMFKQEVGENFSDYLNRVRMEKASELLERTTMKIYEVSGAVGISDYRYFCKLFKSHTGFTPTQYKNKQV; this is translated from the coding sequence ATGCTGAAGCTGCTGATGGTGGATGACGAACAATGGGTACGTGAACGCTTTTCCGAACGGATTCCTTGGTCGGATGCAGGGTTTACGTTTATGGGAGCCGCATCGGGAGCCGAAGAAGCGATCCGAATGATAGAACGAGATATGCCGCATCTGCTGCTTACGGATATAACGATGCCAAACATGAGCGGATTGGAACTAGCCGCATATGTACGCAAGAGGTGGCCGCGAATCCGGATTGTGATTCTGACGGCTTATGGCGAGTTCGAATACGCGCGCCAAGCGATCGAGTTGGGTGTGGATAACTATTTGATCAAGCTGGCGCAGACGCCCGAGCAAATTCTCGACGCTTGCCGCAAGGTGGCTGAAGAGATTGAGCAGGAGATGGATGTGGATCAAAAGCTGGAAATGCGCCGTAAGTTGGAATGGGAAAAGGAATGGACCAAGAAGCGCCAGTGGACGGAGCGGTTGGTGGACGATGATGGAAGTATCCATGCCCGAACGATTCCTGAAGATTGGTTCGAAGGGGTGGTCCAAGCCAGTTATTTGGCGGGATTAACCATAGGCTGGAGTATCCCTGCAGGATCCGAGCAAGCTGAGCTAACGGAGGAGGAGCTTGTTCAGCTCCAAAGACAAGTAGGCGAAGTATTGGAGGAGAGACTGGACCAGCGCATGCTCGGTGAAGGTAACCGCATGGTGATGCTGCCGATACGGCAAAGCCGGTTGTGCCTACTGGTCGGATCCAGACAGCTTCTTGAAAGCTTCAAGATGAACCAGCTAGCTTTGGCGCTACTTGAGGCTTTAAGAGATTTCGCCCCGGTTAAGAGCTTTATTCATGTCGGCCCGGTACGGGAATTGGGCAAGCAACCTTTGACGATAAAGCAGATTGCCGACGGGTTACGTGAAGGGCTTGATGGGCTAGCTGCTTACTTCTATAAGCCGGATTCGGCTGTTGTAGGCAAACATGCGTCGACATTCCGGCGATTCGATGAGGAGCAAATCAGGGAGTGGATTGCTGCTGTGGTAAAAGCGATGCTTCGGGAGGATGCCGAAGCGTTCCAGGAAAGCGTGTCTGTCATTACCAAGCTTTATAATCCCCCGATTCATCCAGTGGATCTGCTGCGCATGACGCGACAAATATTTCACCCCGGATTCGTAAAGCTTCCAGCTTCGGTTGTGGAGCGATTAAGTGGAATCGATCGACTGGAAACGTGGACGGATTACTGTGTATGGTGGGAAAAAATGATTCGCGCCGTAAACGAATGGATGAACAATCGCATTCATCCGTCAGCTTCGATGCGTAAGGAAGTTCAACTGATGATTCGCTATATCCGCGAGCATTACAAGGAGGATGTGCAGGTCACTGAGCTTGCTAAGCTTGTTCAAATGCACCCGTCTTACGCAGGTCAGATGTTCAAGCAGGAGGTCGGCGAGAACTTCTCGGATTATTTGAACCGAGTGCGTATGGAAAAGGCGAGCGAATTGTTGGAACGGACGACGATGAAAATCTACGAGGTATCCGGGGCTGTTGGCATCTCCGACTACCGTTATTTCTGCAAATTGTTCAAAAGTCACACAGGATTTACGCCTACGCAATATAAAAACAAACAAGTGTAA
- a CDS encoding GTP cyclohydrolase IIa — MVSRIVKVIKNFPTFEPVVRYSKNELETPNLSDEIKNEVEVLLLCGPVPYRKVLEKVKSVVPVHYVRYNETGLYKAFYNIQKKLAKVNANLSMVDHAISVDTVTPVMVKRFLEEIDEQDLKIICYDEASNPTREQLLEFHKDCFNKGLVSGALTGIHSISAELNDLGIPNEWIIPTTQDIVVALERALLSTDARKSKESQIVVGLINVDGFGKVVDRHNSEHEIQKLKLNIHRILLDYVDSLRGHLTHLGGDEYLFFTTRGIFEQETAGYKRVPLASEIYKSYQLTLSIGVGFGRTANEAGSNARSALRKSKEANGNSCFIVREDRGILGPLEMVDAQVKDMELVNPDFIKKAENANMTSSYLSRLLVTYARTGKKEYNVQELALLLNITVRSTHRLLLEWSDTGLVRTSGMEKMPKGRPRQIFEFAFLDESMKN; from the coding sequence ATGGTGTCAAGGATCGTTAAAGTCATCAAAAACTTTCCCACCTTCGAACCCGTTGTCAGGTATTCAAAGAATGAATTGGAAACGCCAAACTTATCAGATGAAATAAAGAATGAAGTGGAAGTCTTGTTATTATGCGGTCCTGTCCCTTACCGAAAAGTTCTAGAGAAAGTGAAGTCGGTTGTACCTGTTCATTACGTCCGATATAACGAAACTGGATTATATAAGGCTTTTTACAACATCCAAAAAAAGCTTGCAAAAGTAAATGCTAATTTGAGCATGGTTGATCATGCAATAAGTGTAGATACGGTAACTCCAGTCATGGTAAAACGATTTTTGGAAGAAATCGATGAACAAGATTTGAAAATCATTTGCTATGATGAGGCAAGCAACCCGACAAGAGAACAATTGTTGGAGTTCCATAAAGATTGTTTTAACAAGGGTTTGGTGTCAGGAGCGCTCACTGGAATCCATTCCATATCAGCTGAATTAAATGATTTAGGAATACCTAATGAATGGATAATCCCAACCACACAGGACATCGTTGTTGCTTTGGAAAGAGCGCTTCTATCGACGGATGCGAGGAAAAGTAAGGAATCCCAGATCGTTGTGGGATTGATCAATGTGGATGGCTTTGGCAAAGTCGTCGATCGCCATAACTCGGAGCATGAAATTCAAAAGCTGAAGCTCAATATTCACCGAATTTTGCTGGATTATGTGGATTCTTTACGAGGACATCTTACGCACCTAGGAGGAGATGAATACTTATTTTTTACAACCAGGGGGATATTTGAACAAGAAACAGCTGGATACAAAAGAGTTCCTCTGGCATCAGAAATCTATAAATCCTATCAGTTAACGTTAAGTATCGGTGTTGGATTTGGCAGAACGGCCAATGAAGCGGGTTCGAATGCGAGATCAGCCTTGCGGAAATCAAAGGAGGCTAACGGCAATTCATGCTTTATAGTTAGAGAGGACAGAGGCATACTCGGACCTTTGGAGATGGTGGATGCCCAAGTGAAAGATATGGAATTGGTGAATCCTGACTTTATTAAAAAAGCAGAGAACGCCAATATGACCTCTTCCTACTTAAGCAGGTTACTTGTAACGTATGCCCGTACTGGAAAAAAAGAGTATAACGTTCAAGAATTAGCTTTGCTGCTCAATATTACGGTTAGAAGCACCCATCGATTGCTGTTGGAATGGTCGGATACAGGTTTAGTCCGGACAAGCGGAATGGAGAAAATGCCGAAAGGTCGTCCACGGCAAATTTTTGAGTTTGCGTTCCTGGATGAAAGCATGAAGAACTAA
- a CDS encoding NAD(P)-dependent oxidoreductase yields MKTIRELETKLAQPSSALINDIAALDGDILLLGIGGKMGPSLARLAMNAIKEAGVNKKVIGASRFSSEGLKQELEADGVETISVDLLNDQQLQQLPDVKNVIYMAGNKFGTMGNEHFTWAMNAYLPGRVAEKYKNSRIVAFSTGNVYPFTPVAHGGATEDTATGPIGEYGQSCLGRERIFEHFSRKYNTPLTIFRLNYAVDLRYGVLLEIAKSVKAGKPINITMGNANCIWQGDANEMAIRSLNISSSPPTFLNVSGPETLSMRWAANMFGQRFGVEPIFVGEESPTALLSNSAKAHQLFGYPQVSMQQMIEWTAEWCLADGHTWNKPTHFQEREGKY; encoded by the coding sequence ATGAAAACAATCCGTGAATTAGAAACAAAGCTAGCTCAGCCTTCGTCCGCTTTAATCAATGATATTGCTGCACTAGATGGAGATATTCTGTTACTTGGTATTGGCGGTAAGATGGGACCTAGTCTGGCTAGGTTAGCCATGAACGCAATTAAAGAAGCCGGTGTAAATAAAAAGGTGATTGGCGCTTCGCGGTTCTCTTCCGAAGGATTAAAGCAGGAGCTGGAAGCAGACGGTGTTGAAACAATTTCCGTTGATTTATTGAACGATCAACAGCTTCAGCAGCTGCCTGATGTGAAGAATGTTATTTATATGGCGGGAAATAAATTTGGCACAATGGGGAATGAGCATTTTACATGGGCAATGAATGCTTACCTCCCAGGACGTGTTGCAGAAAAATATAAAAACTCTCGTATTGTCGCTTTTTCTACAGGGAATGTGTACCCATTCACACCGGTTGCTCACGGAGGAGCTACAGAAGATACGGCGACAGGTCCGATCGGAGAATATGGCCAATCTTGTTTGGGACGTGAGCGGATTTTTGAGCATTTTTCCCGTAAGTATAATACGCCATTGACCATTTTCAGACTTAATTATGCGGTGGATTTGCGCTATGGCGTGCTTTTGGAAATAGCTAAATCGGTTAAAGCTGGCAAACCTATCAACATCACCATGGGAAATGCGAACTGTATTTGGCAGGGTGATGCGAATGAAATGGCTATTCGTTCCTTGAATATATCCAGTTCCCCACCTACATTCTTGAATGTATCCGGTCCTGAAACTTTATCGATGCGTTGGGCGGCAAATATGTTTGGCCAAAGATTTGGTGTGGAACCTATCTTTGTTGGAGAAGAATCACCAACTGCTTTATTGAGCAATTCCGCAAAAGCTCACCAGCTTTTCGGTTATCCTCAGGTTTCCATGCAGCAAATGATTGAATGGACCGCGGAGTGGTGTTTGGCCGATGGTCATACTTGGAATAAACCAACCCATTTTCAAGAGAGGGAGGGGAAATATTAA
- a CDS encoding dihydrodipicolinate synthase family protein, with translation MSLIKPLCAEKNKALHEGLVIPAHPLALNAARELNERRQRALTRYYMSSGAGGIAVAVHTTQFEIRDKEHNLFEKVLRLASEEVKNAKLTKPFLQIAGICGPTDQAVYEAETAAGLGYDLGLVSMGGLQSWTEKDLLKRIAKIAEIIPVFGFYLQPSVGGRVLSYDFWKVFANISGVAGIKMAPFNRYQTIDVVRAVCNSERRDEIALYTGNDDNIVNDLLTTYHFVVNGNKVEKKIVGGLLGHWSVWTQKAVELLDAIKLVRNDESLNSHWLTRNIEVTDSNAAFFDTANGFAGCIAGIHEVLRRQGLLEGRWCLNPEEELSNGQMEEINRVYRDYPNLNDDEFVKRHLSEWLAE, from the coding sequence ATGAGTCTTATAAAACCACTTTGTGCGGAAAAAAACAAGGCGCTGCATGAGGGATTGGTCATTCCCGCACATCCGCTAGCTTTAAACGCTGCAAGAGAGTTGAATGAACGCAGGCAAAGAGCACTGACACGTTATTACATGTCTTCGGGTGCGGGCGGCATCGCAGTAGCTGTGCATACGACACAGTTTGAGATCAGGGACAAGGAGCATAATCTCTTCGAAAAGGTGCTGAGACTAGCATCCGAAGAAGTAAAGAATGCAAAGCTAACCAAGCCCTTCCTTCAAATAGCCGGTATATGCGGTCCAACAGATCAAGCCGTTTACGAAGCGGAAACAGCAGCGGGTCTCGGATATGATCTCGGTTTAGTCAGTATGGGAGGACTTCAGAGTTGGACAGAGAAGGACTTACTGAAGCGAATTGCTAAAATCGCGGAAATCATTCCGGTATTCGGCTTTTATCTGCAGCCTTCTGTCGGTGGAAGAGTATTAAGCTACGATTTCTGGAAAGTGTTTGCGAACATCTCTGGCGTGGCTGGTATCAAAATGGCACCGTTTAACCGTTATCAAACGATCGATGTCGTGCGTGCCGTATGTAATTCCGAGCGGAGAGATGAAATCGCTTTGTATACAGGCAATGATGATAATATTGTGAATGATCTACTGACCACTTACCATTTTGTCGTTAATGGAAACAAGGTTGAGAAAAAAATAGTAGGCGGTTTGTTGGGTCATTGGTCTGTTTGGACGCAAAAGGCTGTTGAACTTTTGGATGCCATTAAACTTGTACGAAACGATGAAAGTCTAAATTCCCACTGGTTGACGCGAAATATTGAAGTAACGGACTCCAATGCGGCATTTTTTGATACAGCGAATGGATTTGCAGGTTGTATAGCCGGGATTCATGAAGTGCTTAGGAGACAAGGTCTTCTGGAAGGGCGTTGGTGTTTGAATCCCGAAGAAGAGCTGTCTAACGGACAAATGGAGGAAATTAACCGTGTTTATCGGGATTATCCGAATTTGAACGACGATGAATTTGTGAAGAGGCATTTATCCGAATGGTTAGCAGAATGA